In the genome of Candidatus Methylomirabilota bacterium, the window CCTTGTGCCCCTCTTTCAGTCTGGGTCCGAGCCGGCCATCCTTCATTGGTGAGGCCCGCAGTTAGCCGCTACGGGCACTCCCCCAGGTCAGAGTCCCTCGAATAGCCATCTCGGGCCGGAGCCCTCGTCTCAACGGAGGTGGATACATGAGCGGACAGAAGGCGTCCAGGACGAAGAAGAGCCGGATGGTCGCGATGGCGTTGCAGACCATCCGACCCATGGTCGCAGGAATCGACGTGGGCAGCCGACAGCATTGGGTTTGTGGCCCGGCTCGTCAGGACGGGGAGCCGAACGTACGCGTGTTCGGCACCACGACGGGGCAGCTGGAGGAGCTTGTGAACTGGTTGGTCGAGCAACGCGTGGAGTCGGCGGCGATGGAGAGCACGTCCGTCTACTGGATCCCCCTTTACGAGCTGCTGGAGTCAAAGGGGATCGAGGCAGTGCTGGTCAACGCCCGGCAGCTGCACAACGTTCCTGGGCGCAAGACCGACTTCCGCGACTGCCAGTGGATCCAGCTGCTGCATAGCTGCGGTCTGTTGCGAGGGTCCTTCCGCCCCGGCGACGCGGTCGCCGCCATGCGAACCATCCAACGGCAACTGGCCAACCTCGTCGAGGAGCGGACCCGCTGCGTTCAGTGGATGCAAAAGGCGCTGGACCAGATGAACGTGCAGGTCCACCGGGCCGTCTCGGACATCACGGGGACAACGGGCATGGCTATGGTCCGCGCGATCGTGGCCGGAGAGAGGGATCCGATCCGCCTCGCTGCCCATCGCCACCCTGGTTGCCGGAAATCCGCTGCGGAGATCGCGCACCACCTCAGGGGAACCTGGCGAGAAGAGCATCTGTTCAATCTCACGTCGGCGCTGGAGCTCTACGATGCCATCGAGAAGTTGGTGGCG includes:
- a CDS encoding IS110 family transposase: MSGQKASRTKKSRMVAMALQTIRPMVAGIDVGSRQHWVCGPARQDGEPNVRVFGTTTGQLEELVNWLVEQRVESAAMESTSVYWIPLYELLESKGIEAVLVNARQLHNVPGRKTDFRDCQWIQLLHSCGLLRGSFRPGDAVAAMRTIQRQLANLVEERTRCVQWMQKALDQMNVQVHRAVSDITGTTGMAMVRAIVAGERDPIRLAAHRHPGCRKSAAEIAHHLRGTWREEHLFNLTSALELYDAIEKLVASYEARLLEALEALKLQDLEDAQLPPHPNPTKERNIKSRGDARARTLLWRFAGVDLTRIDGISVGAAKVILTEVGPNLSAFPSEHDFVSWLRLCPRIPVSGGKPIKKRRHSLGANRVAGALRMAASTLQRSKSALGAAFRRKARHKDAGVAVFATARKLALLVYRMLRYGQDYVDVGETAYEAQFQKRRIASLTEAARSLGYTLAKVPAAEALPTA